One Bombus pyrosoma isolate SC7728 linkage group LG7, ASM1482585v1, whole genome shotgun sequence genomic window carries:
- the LOC122569824 gene encoding ninjurin-A-like isoform X1, giving the protein MDKKEKGNKLEVVEEVVVKDVISVDTTDKKSQAYKQSNTYAAKKTVAQGMMDVALITANANQLRYLIEYQRESSTFFLILGLIIISLLLQVAVGVSLIFKGRFDIKGQSKSRQARKINNYVVIGVFLITIINVFIAAFSISVPVPTTLPHLRDDN; this is encoded by the exons AtggataaaaaagagaaaggaaataaattggAGGTGGTGGAAGAAGTGGTAGTGAAAGATGTTATCTCCGTCGACACGACGGATAAAAAATCTCAAGCATACAAACAATCAAATACATATGCTGCGAAAAAGACTGTAGCACAAGGTATGATGGATGTTGCCCTAATCACCGCCAATGCAAATCAGTTAAGATATCTGATTGAATATCAACGAGAGAGCTCCACATTTTTTCTGATTCTGGGTTTAATCATTATCAGTCTCCTTCTTCAG GTGGCCGTAGGCGTCAGTTTGATTTTCAAAGGTCGATTTGACATAAAAGGACAATCGAAATCGCGACAGGcacgaaaaattaataattacgtgGTAATTGGAGTTTTTCTAATAACTATCATCAACGTATTTATTGCCGCGTTTAGTATATCTGTTCCTGTTCCTACCACATTACCTCATTTAAGAGATGATAATTAA
- the LOC122569795 gene encoding LOW QUALITY PROTEIN: argininosuccinate lyase (The sequence of the model RefSeq protein was modified relative to this genomic sequence to represent the inferred CDS: inserted 2 bases in 1 codon; deleted 1 base in 1 codon; substituted 9 bases at 9 genomic stop codons) — protein MVVYVQWVKAGXEKSKFAMYVGDEDIHTANERRLSKLIRNVAKKLHTGKGRNNGQTVTDTKLXLRRSIDIFIKIVTKLVQVXKFKLRRKLLFPXTHLXRAQPVKWSQCNASRSSGGLKNDLSFRLFATLKPLAVVEYNEGKCGIDYSDQMVSYAITIRKGIKWYRKLGIQLLLGISVVDALMVYRIATRKNINIRIFGQLLVAKLLGLSENAKNPCLRQSQHNVAKLMEAWYAKADMERLQEIRSQVNVPXGNDAIAANPFQIDRRSLSSELDFSEITENGMYAISDRDSFLFXYSLTAIQLSRLCDGLTIYSSEELGFVNMFVLNMLEMNNRKYANALTSGMLAADMVYYLIRKKISFRETYHLTVKVVALAESLXVSLCELTFRQLKIVKXEISFTEFEEDMIQVXNFSSSARQYKVTDVTSTSALTEQISDLRT, from the exons ATGGTTGTATATGTTCAATGG GTGAAAGCTGGATAGGAAAAGAGTAAATTCGCCATGTACGTCGGAGATGAGGACATCCACACTGCGAACGAGCGTCGACTTTCG AAGTTAATTAGAAATGTAGCGAAGAAATTACACACTGGAAAGGGTCGAAATAATGGTCAGACGGTAACGGACACGAAATTATAGCTTCGGAGATCCATAgacatatttataaagatagTGACGAAACTCGTTCAGGTATGAAAGTTCAAATTACgtcgtaaattattattccc CACGCACTTGTAACGTGCCCAGCCAGTAAAATGGAGTCAATG taatgcgagtcgctcaaGCGGTGGTCTCAAGAAtgatctctcgtttcgtttgttcgcaaCATTAAAACCACTAGCTGTTGTTGAATATAATGAAGGAAAGTGTGGTATAGATTATTCCGACCAAATGGTTTCTTATGCCATCACAATTAGAAAAGGAATCAAATGGTACAGAAAACTTGGCATTCAACTCCTTCTGGGAATTTCTGTTGTAGACGCTTTGATGGTTTACAGAATTGCAACaaggaagaatataaatattagaatatttggACAATTAttagttgcaaaattattagggttgtctgaaaatgcaaaaaatccTTGTCTTCGACAGAGTCAGCATAATGTCGCC aaGTTGATGGAAGCATGGTACGCGAAAGCG GACATGGAGAGGTTGCAAGAAATACGAAGTCAAGTAAACGTGCCTTAGGGCAATGATGCAATAGCGGCGAATCCCTTCCAAATTGATCGACGTTCTTTGAGCAGCGAACTGGATTTTTCTGAAATAACAGAGAACGGCATGTACGCTATAAGCGACAGAGATTCT TTTCTCTTTTAGTATTCATTAACAGCGATTCAATTGAGTCGCCTTTGCGATGGTTTGACCATTTATAGCAGCGAGGAACTCGGTTTCGTAAATATGTTTG TGCTAAACATGCTTGAGATGAATAACAGGAAATATGCAAACGCTTTAACATCTGGTATGTTGGCAGCGGATATGGTTTACTATCTCATACGGAAAA AGATTTCATTTAGAGAAACTTATCACTTAACCGTAAAAGTTGTTGCTCTGGCAGAATCATTGTGAGTGTCTCTTTGCGAATTGACATTTAGACAAttgaaaatcgtaaaataggaaatttcattcactGAA TTTGAGGAAGACATGATACAAGTTTAGAATTTCAGCAGCAGCGCTAGACAGTACAAAGTAACAGATGTGACCAGTACATCGGCACTGACAGAACAAATTAGCGATCTTCGAACTTAG
- the LOC122569797 gene encoding very-long-chain 3-oxoacyl-CoA reductase-like, with protein MLVEKIGYAAIIYWGYRLSRDVIYRIYKNFFSVSVVDLCSMGKWAVVTGCSHGIGRAYAEALARMGLNVILVSPDTENLKSIASNIEAMYNVKTKVIKLDLSEGLETYNVIEKEMFGLEIGVLINNLGMSYPHPEYFLDLPHKEKIYMSIVHCNIVVVTNMCRILLPQMVVRGKGVIVNVASMVAVLPSPLLTVFAATKAYIVKFSRDLQIEYGKQGVIVQCLLPGTVTNHTTESPRSGWLVPTPEKYVQSAIRTIGKENVTTGFLQHSILIRIIKFIYRISPSSIIVWMINIMEGNRNNALRRYVG; from the coding sequence ATGTTGGTCGAGAAAATAGGTTATGCGGCGATTATATATTGGGGCTACAGACTTTCCCGTGATGTAATATACCGAATATACAAGAACTTTTTCTCAGTATCTGTAGTTGATTTATGTTCAATGGGTAAGTGGGCAGTAGTCACAGGATGTTCTCATGGAATTGGAAGAGCGTACGCGGAGGCATTAGCGAGGATGGGATTGAACGTGATCCTGGTCAGTCCTGATACGGAGAATTTAAAGTCTATCGCGAGTAATATCGAGGCGATGTACAATGTGAAGACAAAAGTAATTAAGCTGGATCTGTCGGAAGGTCTGGAGACGTACAATGTgatcgaaaaagaaatgttcGGCTTGGAGATCGGCGTGTTGATAAATAATCTCGGCATGTCATATCCGCATCCGGAGTATTTCCTGGATCTTCCTCACAAAGAGAAGATCTACATGAGTATCGTTCATTGTAACATAGTCGTTGTAACGAATATGTGTCGAATCCTATTACCACAAATGGTTGTTAGAGGAAAAGGAGTCATAGTGAACGTAGCTTCGATGGTGGCTGTGCTGCCGAGTCCTTTATTGACAGTGTTCGCTGCAACAAAGGCATACATTGTCAAATTTAGCAGAGACTTACAGATAGAATATGGGAAACAAGGTGTAATCGTGCAGTGCTTGTTACCAGGCACGGTGACAAATCATACGACAGAGTCACCGCGATCAGGATGGCTAGTTCCTACACCTGAAAAATACGTTCAGAGTGCGATCAGGACTATAGGCAAAGAAAATGTGACCACCGGATTCCTGCAACATTCTATTTTGAttagaataatcaaatttatttaccgAATATCACCGAGTTCCATCATCGTTTGGATGATCAATATCATGGAAGGAAATCGGAATAACGCGCTTCGACGATATGTCGGATGA